Within Psychrobacter sp. AH5, the genomic segment CCTCTTATCTATATACAACGGGCAGACAGCTCGCTTGGATTTTGATGGCTATTGGCTATAGCGGGGTACATGCCGAGTTTTTAAGTCAGGATAATATGAAGCAAGGATGCAACGAGCAAAATACAGCCTCTTTATCTCAAGCGCTAAAGTTGATATATATTTTTGCTGCTATTTCAGCGCTTTTATCAGGTGGCTATGGGTTTTTGACTCGTACTTGCTGGGGAATTTTTGAAAGTCGTTATATTCAAGACCCCTTTATGTGGTGGGCAGAGCTTGGTTGGTGTATTGCAGGTATTATCGGACTGTTTTGCTATTTTAGATATATTCGCTATTGGGATGGAAGGTAACAGGAAAACTGAGTCTCAGACTTGAAATGAGATAATTTAAACTTAACTCCCAAAAATAACCTTCTTACCCGTCTGAAGTCCTGAAATCAGCGGTTGAATATTAGCAATATCCAAGTTCACTTGCGCGCGCGTACAAGCGACATATAATAGGCGCAATTCCTCAGGACTAATCTTAATACCGTTAGTAGTGACATCATAATAAAAGTCATCATCAAGCTGTACTTTACCCCATTCAAGCCCTTTGGCTTTATGCGCGGTGGAGATCACATAATCCGCGTTCTCGATACGCGTTAAGCTATTGACTGCGCGGGTTAACACGCTAGTGCCATGATCATCGACCAGCTTAACTAAGGTCTTAAGGTCGCTGCCCTCAGAGGTTTCTGAATATTCTTGCACATCTGACCAGTTATAAAAGTAAGCCAGCTCCGGCACCCCATAAGCAGATTTCCCGTTTTTTAGATTTTCAGCGGCTTGGCAAAACTTTAGCATGCGCTCGGTATCGGCTTGTAGCGCTACCCGATGACCTAGTTTTAGACCCGTTAATAATTGCGACATAGCGGCGGCATTAGTACGGCAAAGAATGGCATCCTTTTTACTATGGATTAGACCCTTTACTGTTGAAGACTGTTTATTAGGATTGCCTTTGAGTGGCACCTCTTCTTGCAGTGCTTTGAGTAAAGTATTGGCCACCTCAGCGATAGGCTCGCCAAAGCGAAACGACTGGGTTAACAAGGTTTGCGGTAGCGGTAGTTTTTTCATGGCATTGACCGCGCCGCGCCATTCATAAATCTGCTGATGCGCGTCGCCAACATAGATTACTTGCTTGGATTGTTGGGTCAAAATACCCATCATCAGCGGATCGGCATCTTGCGCTTCATCAAATAAGATAAAGTCCGCCGGAATACTAGGTTTGGATAACGCCCAAAGCTTAAGGTAAATATCGTGACCGATACCGGCAGGATGACGGGCGTCAATCGATTGGAGCCAACGCTGCTCAACCGCCGGATAGAGCATTTCACGCAGCTGCTCGCTATCGGACTCATCGAGCCATTTAGGGAATTCAATATGACGCGGGGCAGGATAGCTGGCGTGGGTGCTACAAAAGTTACTCACCGCATCACTGACAAAGCGAGACAAGCGCGCTGGGGTCAAAGTAATATATTTGTTGGAGCCTTCTATCTGCCGGCGCACTTGTACTGGCTGCAGACCTAAATCATCTCCTAAGCGTTTGGGCGAAAATCTCGGTAGCGATAACTTAGCGGTAATGTCACGCGGCACATGACGGTAGGCGAGCGAGTGAAAAGTGCGGCATTCGACATGAGAGGGAAACTTAGCACGGGCATCATTAGCGATAGCTTTGTTAAAGGCCAAGTATAGGCCGCGACCCCGCAAACGCTCGCCAATAAGTTTTAGCGTCGTCGTCTTACCCGCACCAGCATAAGCAACCACTTTAAATGATTTGTGATCCATCGCCATATTGAGCGCGCTCAGCTGCTCCTCGGTCGGGTCACTCATATAAGCGGGCATCGATGCAGACATAAATAGCTACCTAAAGTGGATAAATAGAATGAAGAGTAAAACCAGCGGGGTTAAAAAAAGCCACTGCGTAGACAATGGCTGATTAGAAGAAGAGGGACGCAATAACTGACTATTTTGCTTGTTGTTTTTTTAGCAATAGATAATTCATAGTAAAAACAATTTTAGCAGATTGAGGCGCTCATTGTTATGAGAGATTTATTCGCTCAGCTTTGTTAACGCTCTAGAGGATTGGCAGCAAGCTCTTCAGCTGTCTTTTCTTTAATCAAAATCTTTGCTAGAAATAAGCCTAACTCAAATAATAACCACATCGGAAAAGCTAACATCAACATGGAGACGCCATCTGGCGGAGTCACTACCGCTGCTATCGCAAAGCAGCCGACTATAATATAGCGGCGCTTCTCTTCTAGACTCTTAATCGAGACGATGCCGACTAATATCAAGAGCAAAGTCACTACTGGAATCTCAAAGGTGAGTCCAAATACCATAAATAGCTTTAGTGCAAAGCTGAGATAACTGTCGATATCGGTCATCGGTAACACATTTTGCGGAGCAAAAACAATGAAAAACTTTAGCACCCCTTTGAGCACCACAAAGTAGGCAAAAGCTACCCCGGCATAAAACAATACGATCGATGATAACAGCACAGGAATAGCGACTTTTTTCTCTTTTTTATAAAGACCGGGCGCTACAAAGGACCAGATTTGATACAAAATATAAGGCATCGCAAAGAAGGCGGCGACAAATATAGTTAGCCGAATCGGTGCCATAAAGTTAGAGGTAATGTCGGTGGCGATCATTGTTGAGTTAGCTGGCAGCTGGGCGACTAGCGGATCGGATAAAAAATCATATAGCTCACGCGAGAAACCCACTAAGGCCAAAAATATCACCAAGATGGCGGCGCATATCTTAATTAAATGGCGGCGTAGCTCAATTAGGTGTTCAGTGATAGGCATATCAGCCAAAGAGCCTAGTAAATCCTCAGACTCATTATCCCCAGTTTTATCACTATTATTTTGATTAATAGCTTTATTATCTAAGGCCTCGGCTGATTCATCAACCGCTAGTTTTTCTTGCCGACTCTTTTTTCTTTTAAGTAGCTTCATTTAGCGCTCTCCTTATGGGTTGAGGAGAGCTCGTCTACTTGAGTGTATAACAAAGTATCGGCTTTATAATTAGGCAAATAAGGCGGCGCAGGCAAACGCCTGTTTTTATCATAAGCACCCAGGCGAAACCACATACTCTCCCAAGGGCGTGTCATCATCACACTTTTTTGCTCATCTTGAGAGGTCGACTGAGCACTGATAGGCTCACCGTCAGCAGCTAAGCGGTTGTTATAAGCATATTTGTCCTCTACCGCTTGCCTATCTGCATCACTATCGTCAGTAGTATATTGAGTGGTATCAGAAGGAGTCTTATCCAGTCCTTGCAAGCTTTTATTTTGTGAGGACTCAAACTCTTGCATACTACCGCGCAGCTGCTCCATCTCACGCTTCATATCGGCTTCAGTTTGACGAATTTTGGCAAGCTCTTTTTGCATCTGCTCGCGAGTTTCAGCCAAATCTAGCTCCGCTTCTATCTCTGATTGCAAAGTGGCAACGGTACGGCGAATCTTGCTATACCATTGTCCAGCGGTACGCGCTGCCTGTGGCAATTTCTCTGGCCCCAAGACAATCAAGGCGATCACGCCAAACAATAATAATTCAGAAAATCCGATATCAAACATAAGCGTTAAACATCACTATCTCAAGGTAGCTAATAAACGGCACGCCACTACGCCGCTACCGATTTTACAATTAATAGTATTAAACTTTGTGTTGATCATCGGCCGTAGAGCTGACTTTGATATCATCAACTTTGGTACCCGTCAGGTTATCACTGGCAGCATTGGCACTGTTGACGCTAGTATCATGATCAAGTACGCGATGCTTTTTGATGTTTTCAGCCTCTTCATCTTTGACCGCTTCTTTAAAGCCTTTGACAGCGCCGCCTAAATCTTTACCTGCATTTCTA encodes:
- a CDS encoding UvrD-helicase domain-containing protein gives rise to the protein MSASMPAYMSDPTEEQLSALNMAMDHKSFKVVAYAGAGKTTTLKLIGERLRGRGLYLAFNKAIANDARAKFPSHVECRTFHSLAYRHVPRDITAKLSLPRFSPKRLGDDLGLQPVQVRRQIEGSNKYITLTPARLSRFVSDAVSNFCSTHASYPAPRHIEFPKWLDESDSEQLREMLYPAVEQRWLQSIDARHPAGIGHDIYLKLWALSKPSIPADFILFDEAQDADPLMMGILTQQSKQVIYVGDAHQQIYEWRGAVNAMKKLPLPQTLLTQSFRFGEPIAEVANTLLKALQEEVPLKGNPNKQSSTVKGLIHSKKDAILCRTNAAAMSQLLTGLKLGHRVALQADTERMLKFCQAAENLKNGKSAYGVPELAYFYNWSDVQEYSETSEGSDLKTLVKLVDDHGTSVLTRAVNSLTRIENADYVISTAHKAKGLEWGKVQLDDDFYYDVTTNGIKISPEELRLLYVACTRAQVNLDIANIQPLISGLQTGKKVIFGS
- the tatC gene encoding twin-arginine translocase subunit TatC — its product is MKLLKRKKSRQEKLAVDESAEALDNKAINQNNSDKTGDNESEDLLGSLADMPITEHLIELRRHLIKICAAILVIFLALVGFSRELYDFLSDPLVAQLPANSTMIATDITSNFMAPIRLTIFVAAFFAMPYILYQIWSFVAPGLYKKEKKVAIPVLLSSIVLFYAGVAFAYFVVLKGVLKFFIVFAPQNVLPMTDIDSYLSFALKLFMVFGLTFEIPVVTLLLILVGIVSIKSLEEKRRYIIVGCFAIAAVVTPPDGVSMLMLAFPMWLLFELGLFLAKILIKEKTAEELAANPLER
- the tatB gene encoding Sec-independent protein translocase protein TatB, giving the protein MFDIGFSELLLFGVIALIVLGPEKLPQAARTAGQWYSKIRRTVATLQSEIEAELDLAETREQMQKELAKIRQTEADMKREMEQLRGSMQEFESSQNKSLQGLDKTPSDTTQYTTDDSDADRQAVEDKYAYNNRLAADGEPISAQSTSQDEQKSVMMTRPWESMWFRLGAYDKNRRLPAPPYLPNYKADTLLYTQVDELSSTHKESAK
- the tatA gene encoding Sec-independent protein translocase subunit TatA, which gives rise to MGSFSITHWLILLVVVVVVFGTSKLRNAGKDLGGAVKGFKEAVKDEEAENIKKHRVLDHDTSVNSANAASDNLTGTKVDDIKVSSTADDQHKV